The DNA window TAGAAGATTTGCACTCTCAACCGCTTCCTTTCCCTCCATCTGATCGCAGAGACTTTTGAGCTGATCTTTATCAAAAGACGAGCAAAGATTTTCAATATCATCATCAGTAAGACCAAGCAAACGCTGGGATAAAATAGGTGCTGCAAATGTTCGAAGCCGGGTCTTTTCTTTGCGAAGGagcttcttttctttctccttgatttttttctgatttgaaGCAGCTTCAGCAGCCCttttctcctcctcctctttcCGTTTCTTCTCCTCTTCAACAATTCTAGCTGCTTCTTCCTCCTGCATTTTCTTGGCCAAGATCTTGGCCTCCCTCTTCCTTACCTTCTCAGCTTTCAGTTCATCTTTTCTTCTCAAAATTCTTGGGTCCCGTTTGTAGGCATTATCAACAAGTGTTCGTATACGCGCATATTCTTCTTTCCTTGCCTTCTCTGAGAGTTTTGCATTTTGCCTTTCCATCCACCTTTTGTGATCACGGGACTCAGCTTGCTCCAGATCAAACTCATCAGCATGCGGAAACTCCCTCCAGCTCTTGAATGCATACCAAAAATCATAGAAGCTATCCACTTCTTTGATTGTAGTTTTATCATCTCCCAAAGGTGGGACAGCCTGGTTAACAGACCACCGTCCATTTCTTAAGAAGGCAGGTCCATAAaccttgaagaaatcctgaggcTCACAATCACCAGGAATTTCATCATCAAACTCATCTGTGGAGTCATAGATTCTTCTCCTGACTGGGTCAATCAACACCTCATACGCTTCCTGAATGCCCTTGAAAAGACTCTCTATCTCATCCTTCTTCGCCTGCTTCGCATCCTCGGTTTTCTCAAGGAGCAAAAGAGCGGCCTGCTTGTCAGGATGATGTCTCAGAGCAGCCTCACGATAACTTTTCCTTATCTGATCTTCAGTCGCCAAATACCTCAAATGACTCAACCCCAACAAAGCATAATGATCTTGCTGCTTTGGATCACCGCCAGGTTTCTTCTTTCCTTTACTGCTGTAAGGCTCCGATGACTGAACATAAACAGACTCTTTCTCTTCGGGAACTGCCTTGCCGTCATCTTTTTCATCCACCTCCATGAATTGTCCTGATAGCTTAAGAGCAGCATCATGGAAGGCATGCCCAGCTGGTTCTCGGTGCAACTTGATAGGAAGGCTATTGGAGCAAACTATGATTGGTTCACCATCCACAATTTCCTCAGAGTAGGTAATCAAAAGCATGCTTTTCCCAGAAGTCATATCTATCACTATCCACATAAAAATATATCCAGAATAAGCTACCGATTACAGAAAAGCACAGAGCTGCCataaaacaatttaaacatAAAGCAGAAATAAATTCCTTAACATGCAAAACCAAAGCAGCAAGTTTAAATTAAAGCATTCTGCTTAGTTCGACTATTGGACGATTCAAAAGAGGACTCGTAAACAAGAAGGGTATAATCCTCTGCGGAGAAAAATTAGAGAGGTAGAAACAAAACATACATGCGTTAATCGAAAATCTGCAAGGAGCGCTACAAGCATGAAGtattccgccgccgccgctgtcGCCGGAAGTATGGATGCGAGGAGGACTAGGGTTTCTGTAATTGCTATGCAACGAGGCAAAGCAAACAGAAAGGAAAGAAAGAGGTATGAATAAGAGGGCAATGGCTCTTATAAACGGCGCTGTAATTGGACTCTTATTGGGCCGAATTTAATGGGCCTTTTTTTGGAATTTACTGATTTTTGTTGCTCATGTTATATTTTAAGTTTTGATTGTTGTACGGCTGTACCCTTATTTTAGTTTGTATAGAAACAAACAATTAAAGATTATATACTATCTTTGTCCATAAAAAAATCTTAATTGTGAATAAGAATTTaaatgcaaaataaataaagtaagagaataaaagaggaaaaaaagtgattgaagtgTTATTAGGAAAAATGGGATCCACCTTGTTTACTGAGTATAAATAGATGAGGATTAATTTTGGGAGATgatccaaaataataaaaatatatatatattctttatgAACCGAGGTTGTAGTTTATCTATCTGTGGCGAATTAAGATGCATCTTTAACTCTGAGTTCAGTTGAAAAGATAGATAAATAACATAGAGTTTTGTATCTTG is part of the Salvia splendens isolate huo1 chromosome 22, SspV2, whole genome shotgun sequence genome and encodes:
- the LOC121787245 gene encoding dnaJ homolog subfamily C member 2-like, encoding MTSGKSMLLITYSEEIVDGEPIIVCSNSLPIKLHREPAGHAFHDAALKLSGQFMEVDEKDDGKAVPEEKESVYVQSSEPYSSKGKKKPGGDPKQQDHYALLGLSHLRYLATEDQIRKSYREAALRHHPDKQAALLLLEKTEDAKQAKKDEIESLFKGIQEAYEVLIDPVRRRIYDSTDEFDDEIPGDCEPQDFFKVYGPAFLRNGRWSVNQAVPPLGDDKTTIKEVDSFYDFWYAFKSWREFPHADEFDLEQAESRDHKRWMERQNAKLSEKARKEEYARIRTLVDNAYKRDPRILRRKDELKAEKVRKREAKILAKKMQEEEAARIVEEEKKRKEEEEKRAAEAASNQKKIKEKEKKLLRKEKTRLRTFAAPILSQRLLGLTDDDIENLCSSFDKDQLKSLCDQMEGKEAVESANLLAECLNSDQKLKDVKEVEKISKPNGSVPLNGQVAYSSYEKKEKPWTKEEIDLLRKGMLKFPKGTSRRWEVISEYIGTGRSVEEILKATKTVLLQKPDSAKAFDSFLEKRKPTPTIVSPLTTREEVKGTPINIDESQSSAPNNLPESSDHSVNSLSSEDSTAANGLSSGADQDSWSVVQERALVQALKTFPKDTNQRWERVAAAVPGKTVAQCKKKITVMKDSFRSNNVADRGTEDSKDSSSQKEEATKVSTDSEAAVNDVSSSSDADIWSDVQEKALVQALKTFPKDTNQRWERIAAAVPGKTVNHCKKRFASLKENFRSKKTAV